Proteins from one Niallia circulans genomic window:
- a CDS encoding UvrB/UvrC motif-containing protein, which yields MNCSECQQRPATLHFSKTINGNKIEFHLCEHCAKEKGDLIVANESPGFSFNSLLASLLNMEPSFQQIKHDTYQQEADLQCKHCSMTFPQFTKIGRFGCPNCYDTFKDRLQPIFKRLHGGNVENKGKVPARAGGHILIKKEIGKLREHLKELIIQEEFEKAAEVRDDIRKKEKQLVTFDERGE from the coding sequence ATGAACTGTTCAGAATGTCAGCAAAGACCTGCAACACTTCATTTTTCTAAAACCATAAATGGTAACAAAATCGAGTTTCATCTTTGTGAACATTGTGCTAAAGAAAAGGGTGACTTAATTGTCGCCAATGAATCTCCTGGATTCTCATTCAATAGCCTTTTAGCCAGTTTGCTTAATATGGAGCCTAGTTTTCAGCAAATTAAGCATGATACATATCAACAGGAAGCAGACCTTCAATGCAAGCATTGCTCTATGACTTTCCCACAGTTTACGAAGATAGGAAGATTTGGCTGTCCAAATTGCTATGATACATTCAAGGATAGACTCCAACCTATATTCAAAAGACTTCATGGTGGAAATGTTGAAAATAAAGGGAAGGTTCCAGCAAGAGCAGGGGGCCATATTCTAATTAAAAAGGAAATTGGTAAGCTACGGGAACACTTAAAGGAACTTATTATCCAGGAAGAGTTTGAAAAGGCTGCTGAAGTCAGAGATGACATAAGAAAAAAAGAAAAACAACTGGTAACTTTTGATGAGAGGGGAGAGTAG
- a CDS encoding CtsR family transcriptional regulator codes for MRNISDIIENYLKQVLEMSGKSLVEIKRSEVADRFDCVPSQINYVINTRFTIEKGYMVESKRGGGGFIRIVKVQSHDSADLIDQLISLIQSRIPQSSAEDVIFRLVEEEVINEREAKIMLSVIDRSVLYLDLPYRDELRARLLKAMLTTLKYK; via the coding sequence GTGAGAAATATTTCGGATATAATTGAGAATTATTTAAAACAAGTGTTAGAGATGAGCGGAAAATCACTTGTTGAAATTAAAAGAAGTGAAGTTGCCGATAGGTTTGATTGTGTACCATCACAAATAAACTATGTCATCAATACTCGATTTACAATTGAAAAAGGATACATGGTTGAAAGTAAACGTGGTGGAGGCGGCTTCATCCGAATAGTGAAGGTGCAATCACATGATTCCGCTGATCTCATTGACCAATTAATATCCCTTATACAAAGTCGAATACCTCAAAGCAGTGCAGAAGACGTTATTTTCCGACTCGTTGAAGAAGAGGTAATTAATGAACGAGAAGCGAAAATAATGCTGAGTGTTATTGATCGCTCTGTGCTGTACCTTGACCTTCCATATAGAGATGAACTAAGAGCAAGACTATTAAAAGCAATGTTAACAACATTAAAATATAAATAA
- the lysS gene encoding lysine--tRNA ligase, producing the protein MSHEELNLNDQLQVRRNKMTDLRDQGIDPFGKRFERTHLSQELKSQYDAFTKEELEEKGIIVSIAGRVMTKRGKGKAGFAHIQDLEGQIQLYVRKDAVGEEQYAIFNTVDLGDIVGVEGTLFKTNVGELSIKVKDFTLLTKALRPLPDKFHGLKDIEQRYRQRYLDLISSEESKHTFILRSKIIQSMRRYLDDNGYLEVETPMMHSIAGGASARPFITHHNALDMPLYMRIAIELHLKRLIVGGMEKVYEIGRVFRNEGVSTRHNPEFTMIELYEAYADYRDIMSLTENLVAHISQEIHGTTTIPYGEYEVDLKPEWTRLHMVDAIKQYTGVDFWPHMTVEVARKLAKENNIEINDNMTYGHIVNEFFEQRVEEKLIQPTFIYGHPLEISPLAKKNDEDPRFTDRFELFIVGREHANAFTELNDPIDQRERFEAQVKEREQGNDEAHLMDDDFVEALEYGMPPTGGLGIGIDRLVMLLTNAPSIRDVLLFPLMRHRS; encoded by the coding sequence ATGAGTCATGAAGAATTGAATTTAAATGACCAATTACAAGTAAGACGAAACAAAATGACTGATCTTCGTGATCAAGGTATAGATCCTTTTGGTAAAAGATTTGAGCGTACTCACTTATCACAGGAATTGAAAAGCCAATACGATGCTTTTACAAAGGAAGAGCTTGAGGAAAAAGGCATTATCGTTTCTATTGCAGGAAGAGTAATGACAAAAAGAGGTAAAGGTAAAGCAGGTTTTGCTCATATTCAAGACCTTGAAGGACAAATACAGCTTTATGTAAGAAAAGATGCGGTTGGCGAGGAACAATATGCTATCTTTAATACGGTTGATTTAGGGGACATAGTTGGAGTAGAGGGAACTCTGTTCAAGACAAATGTTGGTGAACTTTCTATTAAGGTTAAGGATTTCACATTGCTGACAAAAGCATTGCGTCCACTGCCAGATAAGTTCCACGGTCTAAAAGATATTGAGCAGCGTTACCGTCAACGCTATCTTGATTTGATTTCAAGTGAAGAAAGTAAGCATACATTCATTCTTCGCAGCAAAATCATCCAATCTATGCGCAGATATCTTGATGATAACGGTTATCTAGAAGTAGAAACACCGATGATGCATTCAATTGCAGGCGGTGCATCCGCGCGTCCGTTTATTACACATCATAATGCATTAGATATGCCTTTATATATGCGTATTGCTATTGAACTTCATCTGAAAAGACTGATTGTCGGCGGCATGGAGAAGGTTTATGAAATTGGGCGTGTATTTAGAAATGAAGGGGTTTCTACAAGACATAACCCTGAGTTTACGATGATTGAACTTTATGAGGCATATGCAGACTATCGTGATATTATGAGCCTGACAGAAAACCTTGTAGCACATATCTCTCAAGAAATACATGGAACAACAACAATACCATATGGTGAATATGAAGTTGATCTAAAACCAGAGTGGACAAGACTGCATATGGTTGATGCAATTAAACAATATACTGGCGTTGATTTCTGGCCGCATATGACTGTTGAGGTAGCTAGAAAATTAGCTAAAGAAAACAATATTGAAATCAATGATAATATGACTTACGGACATATTGTTAACGAGTTCTTTGAGCAAAGAGTAGAGGAAAAGCTGATTCAGCCTACGTTTATTTATGGGCATCCGCTTGAAATTTCACCATTAGCGAAAAAGAATGATGAAGATCCACGCTTCACTGATCGTTTTGAATTATTCATTGTAGGAAGAGAGCATGCAAATGCCTTCACTGAATTAAATGATCCAATCGATCAAAGAGAAAGATTCGAAGCGCAAGTGAAAGAACGTGAGCAAGGAAATGATGAAGCGCATCTTATGGATGATGATTTTGTAGAGGCACTTGAATATGGCATGCCTCCAACAGGTGGACTAGGAATCGGTATCGATAGACTAGTTATGCTTTTAACAAATGCACCATCTATCCGAGATGTACTATTATTCCCATTAATGAGACATCGCTCATAA